The following proteins are co-located in the Castanea sativa cultivar Marrone di Chiusa Pesio chromosome 8, ASM4071231v1 genome:
- the LOC142606122 gene encoding uncharacterized protein LOC142606122 gives MAFKMLQQIMMNLPTVQAPIRKKPLLLYLATNSYAIGALLAQEDGGGIEQPVYYPILSGRISQWLLQLLQYDLKAEMPKVVKSQAIADLLAQFPREEEFPLDDEVPGEVAMAEEVREYWVMKFDGSSTTELGGARVVLYHEEDKVVTLSFKLEFPCSNNTAEYEAYLTGLAMALEMGIKHLKVMCDSNLVVCQAKGSFSLKEPSLAPYRTKAQKIEENFSTFEIEHAPRNKNQYEDALAVLGSKIILKGIAPG, from the exons ATGGCCTTCAAAATGCTACAACAAATTATGATGAACCTTCCCACTGTGCAAGCCCCAATTCGCAAGAAGCCATTGTTGCTCTACCTAGCCACCAACTCGTATGCTATAGGTGCATTGCTCGCCCAAGAAGATGGAGGTGGTATTGAGCAACCAGTTTACTAC CCGATTCTCTCTGGCAGAATATCCCAGTGGTTGCTACAGCTGCTACAATACGACTTGAAAGCAGAAATGCCCAAAGTAGTAAAGAGCCAAGCTATAGCTGACTTGCTGGCACAATTCCCAAGAGAAGAAGAATTCCCACTGGATGATGAGGTCCCGGGAGAAGTAGCTATGGCAGAAGAAGTTAGAGAGTATTGGGTGATGAAGTTTGATGGGTCCTCTACCACCGAATTAGGAGGAGCAAGAGTAGTCTTGTATCATGAAGAAGACAAGGTTGTGACACTttcattcaaattagaattccctTGTTCAAACAACACGGCAGAATATGAAGCCTATCTAACTGGCTTAGCCATGGCCCTTGAAATGGGGATCAAGCATTTAAAAGTAATGTGTGATTCGAACCTAGTAGTCTGCCAGGCCAAGGGAAGCTTCTCCCTGAAGGAACCCAGCTTAGCCCCGTATAGAACAAAGGCCCAGAAGATAGAGGAAaatttttcaacttttgaaATAGAGCATGCCCCAAGGAACAAGAACCAGTATGAGGATGCTTTGGCCGTATTAggatcaaaaataattttgaagggAATAGCACCAGGATAG